The sequence GAAGGGCACGGGCCTGGCCATCACCGGCCTCGTCACGGGCTACCTCACGATCCTCATCCTGCCGATCGCGATCCTCGCGGGTCTCACCGCGCCGGTATTCTTGAAGCAGCGCCAAAGGGCGGACCTCACGGAGACGATTCAGAATGCGAGGCAACTGCACATTGCGTTCATCGCGTTCGACGGCGAATACGGTTCGTTTCCTTCGGACGAACTTGCCAGGGAATTGCCCGAGTTCTCCGGGCTCACCGGTCCGAGGGTTTTGGAGCAGCTTGAGGTTTCGGGGATGGTGGATGACCTGGACCGTCTGCTCGCGGCAAAAGCAGCGCCGGGATCGAAGTGGTACTACTTTCCTCGTATGAGCTCGTCGGGCAAGCCCGAGCCGCGATTGCTGATGGGACCCATGATCGGCGACAGATACGCCACCCTTCGTATTGATGGATCCGTGAAGGCGGAACCTCCAACGTCATTGTCACCGTCAGATCTCACTGGTTCGGTGGAGATCCCGGTGCCGCAGAGAAGTCGCTGACCTGACGCTCCAAACACGCCCCGCAGTTCCAATCGCGTCCTCGCGAAAACAGGCGATGATGCGCGGCAAATGGAACGTCCGCAAACGCACAGCAAGGTCATCGGATACCTGCTCTGGATTTTCGGTGTCACAGGTGCCCACCGCTTCTACTTCGGCCGCCCGATCACCGGTGTGATCTGGTTCTGCACGCTCGGCCTCTTCGGCATCGGGTGGCTGATCGACCTATTCCTCATCCCCGGCATGGAGCGGGCGGCGGCGCGGAAGTATGCCACCGGTCCGGTCGATTACTCGGTGGCGTGGATCCTCCAGACCTTCCTCGGTGTGTTCGGCATTCACCGCTTCTACATGGGCAAAGTCTGGACCGGCCTGCTGTGGATGTTCACCGGCGGCCTCTGTCTGATCGGCTATCTCTACGACTACTGCACGCTGAACGGACAGATCGACGAGAAGAACCGGGCCGGCGGCTGACGAAGCCCGCGGGGATGTGAAACTACGGCACCTCCAGTAGATGCCGTTTTGCTCACTCCTCGTCCCAGACGAAGTGCTCCAGCTTCAGTGCCTTCGCCCGCTCGGCAGCGGCCGGGGCACCGGGGCTGGCGAGCTTCTTGTGCATCTCCGCCACGCCGATGGCGGCTTCCCAGCGTTGCGCGCTTTCGAGCAGTGTGAGCGCGCGAACGCCGCAGCGGTCCACCCAGCGCCAATCGGACGGGGCTTGGCGAGTGGCGGCTTCCAGCACGGAGAAATACACGTCGAGTGCCTCTGCCTCGCGCTTCTTGGTCGGCAGCTTCGGATCGGGCAGTTGCTCCAGCACGCGGCCGCGCAGGTACTCGATCTCCGGGCGATCCATCGAGTCCGCGGACAAGTCGGCCAGCAGGGTCTCGTAGATCCTCAGCGCCTGCGCCAGCGGCGCGGGATCGGTGCCCGCGCTGTTGTAGAGCGCGTCTCCCAGTTCCAGGCCCACGCGGAGCCGCAGGGGATGATCCTTCCGCATCTCCTCGAACCACGGGAGCAGTTCCTTTGCGGCATCGGCGGGGCCGAGCGCACGGGCTTTCATCAGCCTGGCCGTGTCGGCGAGGGC comes from Luteolibacter flavescens and encodes:
- a CDS encoding DUF4190 domain-containing protein, with translation MVSQTPPMPSSEQRTPGLAIASVICGPLGIFTAGLSGIAAVITGHMALSAIKRSGGRLKGTGLAITGLVTGYLTILILPIAILAGLTAPVFLKQRQRADLTETIQNARQLHIAFIAFDGEYGSFPSDELARELPEFSGLTGPRVLEQLEVSGMVDDLDRLLAAKAAPGSKWYYFPRMSSSGKPEPRLLMGPMIGDRYATLRIDGSVKAEPPTSLSPSDLTGSVEIPVPQRSR
- a CDS encoding NINE protein; this translates as MERPQTHSKVIGYLLWIFGVTGAHRFYFGRPITGVIWFCTLGLFGIGWLIDLFLIPGMERAAARKYATGPVDYSVAWILQTFLGVFGIHRFYMGKVWTGLLWMFTGGLCLIGYLYDYCTLNGQIDEKNRAGG